In the genome of Synchiropus splendidus isolate RoL2022-P1 chromosome 2, RoL_Sspl_1.0, whole genome shotgun sequence, the window tctCCCAAAGCAATAAGCTGCAGCCCACATGCTTGCTGGTGATGTTATTAAGCCAAAGTCCTCAGACATGACGTCTGCTTCCACAGACGAGGCCACCAAGTGTCTGCTGATGCTCCCCCAGAGAGACGAACAACTGAGCGGCTCAGTCGCCGTCATTGCACTGTCCTCATCAAAAAGTTTTGTGGGGACAGATTTGTTGGTCTCCTCAGCTGGAGCTAGGACGAACCGCTGGACGCACACACATCACAGGCAGCTGGAGAGGGTCCGTATCTTTGGACCGGGATAAACCAATGAAAGGATGGCTACACTGAAGGAatggcagatagatagatagacattcAAAATTCAAGGATTCAGTTTCACTTCACAATTTACTAAACACGCTTTAGTACTGGGTCAGTGGTGCTGAAGTCTAAGGTTCAAAAAGTAAACTCTCAATTTTGGGGTCCAGTGCGGGCGGTTTAATGTGAGGAAACACCAGTGCAGCCGGTTCCACAGTTTTTACATCCTTAACAatgtaatgaaaacagaaaagcacaatgaaaatgtaaatcatTTATTGAACagcttgaaaaataaatacgatTTTAGCCGACACCAAGGTTAGAGATGGCCTCTCTGCGCTCTTGATAGAGGGTATGAAAGGCTTGTGCTAAACATAGCAGTGGTGCTTCGCAGTTCTCCATGTCCTTCTGCaaagacacatttttgtgtGGATAAATATCGTCACACGCAACATTTTTCATGAGCCAAACTGGAATACACTCACTGCAGATGTTTCGAAGTATTCCAAACTGTGGTTCTGGGCCCATTCCTGTGCCACGGAGCTCTCTACTTCCCTCCTGCCCGAGAGGTCAGACTTGTTCCCCACAAGGACGCCTGTGATTCAAGTGAAGGAAGAGGTTCATAGAGTTAACGTTTGAAGGATGGTGATGTGGATGGACAGGAAAAATGAAGGCAGGAATAAAGGGTAGatgaatggacagacagacggacaatAATGCAGGCTCGGAGGAAGGCTGGACGGATGGACGAGATCTTTCTTGCTTTCAAACTTTGTGAATTGTGTTCAGTCATGACGTAAATGGAAAGTCACTGGGTGCATTCTACGACAACGTTGACattctgcagatggattacctGGAACATGAAGGCCATGGCAGTGGGCCCGGACTCTCTCCATCCAGCGGCTGCAGCTAGCAAAGGTCTGCTCACTGGTAAGGTCAAAAACCAGGCACAGCAGAGACGGAGTTCCCCACTATGGCATGTCACAAAAGTTAGCTTGTAATGCGACGGGCGTAAACAAGTAGCTTTCATGAAGGTGACGCTGAACTCATGCCAAGGAACCAAGTTAAAGGTCTCACCATTTTCTCACAAGTTTCCACTAGCGCCTCCTTCCCTGCAGAGTCAACAATGTAGAACTCCTGAACGGTGAAGGAAAACAAGAAGGAACGTCGATCGACTGAACTGCGGGTGCTGAAAACTGTTCCGCAGGTTTACAGTTCCACTCACCACGCTGTCAGGGGTTTCTGGGACATTGACACTTTTTgtgagcagctccactcctgttGTCTGCAAAGTGGAACACAATATCACTGGAGCACAATTTCACTTCAAGAAGTCCACTGACCAAGTTACACTACGAGTTTCTGCCTCCAATTCTTTTTGTAAACGTCTCAATTCCACGTTCAGCTTCTACCAGAGCATAACTACTACACGGCTATATCGAACTATATCGTCACATTCTCCATCCACCACTCAAGGAATTGGGAAAAGTCATTACACATGAAGAGATTCCAGTGCTTTTCTTGGACCTCAATAAATACCATTGCACCAACAACCAATGAGCACATCCAGCACAAAATGTGAACCAGTCTCAGAACTGGTGTCTCTGAAAATTCCACTTTGCTTGTCTTTACAGTGCCCAGGTTCCCCCACTAGATGGCTCACTCCAGCCCAAATGACCTTTGGCTCATGTTAAAGCACAGAGATttaagttagggaggccagatggttggGACACTACAAGCGCAGAGActgaaactgatccacaaaaggacCGCTGAGGGTTGAAGAGCCTCGCAGCAGGTGTAGCCAGGGAGGGTGCTCCTGAAAAGATCTGAAAAGAACCTGTGATAGTAcagacatttcattttatttatgtttttaatgagGTTACATATCATTCATGAGAGTCAACTTTTAATACCCACTGAGGTCTTAACCTGAGCTGCCACTAAAAGGCAAGCATCATGGTGACCTCAAAAGACACCAATTCACGTATTTTCACGTAATTGTTACTCGTAAAACTATCACTTATGAAGTTATAATTGTAGCAACTACGAATGGACACTAAGGAACAGAGCAGAGGGCCGTTATGAGTCATGATCAAACAGCCCCATAAACTCACATTCAATGGATCTCACCCGTGTTCTGATTCAATGTGTGAATATTTCAAGGATGGTCACATGATGAAAACATGGATACGGCTGTATAACAATGGGAACATCTCCATGAACACCAACTGcccattttttcaatttttgtaCTTTCAGAACCGGTGAGCTGGACCTCAAGAGACAGTGGATGGTCCAGATGTTGTTTCCAGCAGCGCTCCATGACCTGTACTTTCAGCGCTCTAACTTTTAGAGATGAAGATGTCGCCCACCAACGCACAGCCTTAGACTGTTTAAGAGCAGACCGATATTCAGGCTTTACTTCGACACTTACGAGGAGAGCAGCACAAATTCCTCATTTGAACACTAAGCCAGAGACAAATATTAGCCCCTTAAAATAGCTATATTCATTAAGCAACTAGGAAACAGATTAGTTTAAAGTTGGACTGAGTCAAAACATGCATTGGAGATCGTGGATTGAGAAGTTGTACAGCAGGAGAGGAGCTCTAGATCAACCAAGTCTCGTCATATTAAAATCAAATTCATCTCCTTGGGAAGATCTAAAGACGTCCAAAGTAGTCCGGAACTTTGTGAGCTGCCTCTCTCAACTTTAGCATCCGCCTGTGTGAGATCAGTGGCAACCTTGAAGATGCAAGTCGAGGATTCTTCGCATCAGCGGCAAACTCCAAATTGATCTGATGTGTGGCGCACACACTTGACTTCAGTGTGTCAAATGCcagtgtatataaatatatagacacacacaaggTTGAACGACACAGAAACACGCACTCTACACCCTTCACCATACACAGAGAGGGAGACtcttgaccacacacacacaatgacaagGTGAATACACTGCAGCGGGCCCGTTTCGGAGCGCTCTAATGAGCAGGAGTGGTGCATAGGAAGCCTCTCGCCGGAATGTCAATGAGAGCCTATTAGCAACAAATAAGCTTGGTATATTGCTAAAGGGCCGGctgacattttcaaaagaaGGACGTGATCAGAATGGCGGGCGGCCCGATGCACCCTTCAAAAGCAaggcgcaaaaaaaaaaagcatgccTTGCACCAGAAATACATCTTTGCCAAGCAAGTTTGGGAAGGACACGTTGTTCTGTTCTCGTTTCCTCCATCTGGAGTTTACAAGAACAGCTCTTGTTTGACGTTGCTCCACTTGTTCAGGAAGAAAGGCGATATCAGACTGACAAACAGGGAACACCTTTGCTTTTATCATGAGACGATGGCAGGACTCCAAACACTGTCAGCAGAAACAATTCCATTGTAAACATACTTGTCTTTGCCGTAGTGCCAGAGCGCATTAAAATCCCCCAAAACAGAAGATTATAGTCAAGTCACATCGTCATCGTTGACATGAAATATTATCAAAAAGATTTAAAAGTCAGTACCTCCAGGGTTTCCATGacttttttattgattgttgaAGCCAAAAAAGCCCCTGCAAATTAGACCTTTGGAAATTAGCTTGTAAAAAATGGTGTCAGTTTTTAGCTCCGGGCTGCAATGGTTTTAACCAAATATGCTTCATCTGTAGAAAGCAATGAGTACTTCAATATCCCGTGATGTACATGCTAAATAGAAAATGATGACGAAGGAAGTACATATTCTTTATCATTAAGCTCTGTGAGTATTTTCCGGGCGGACAGCGTCTAGTGAGCGCTTGtggttttgttacggagctcctcacaagggcggagactggCGGAGGTTTGGacgggcggagtctgagaggtaaaggtggagaatgtttgcgtgtgtgagcagagttgttcagcggctcattaaAACGGTAACagtatgttccacagggtcgggatgtagagagTCAGAcggcctggagagagatggatctgggggTCAGCCATGTTGCTTTACATCCGCCCTGTGTAGTGTTCAGGTGACGCCGCATTAGTGAGCTCCGCTTTTTAGTTTCATCTAATACACATTTCAACCATGAGactttggacatttatgaatggattcagaatcctCCACGTCCAAATCGCGGCCCTTGGCGGCCATATTTGTGgccaaatgtgagcgtttggcgtcgctcatgacatcatttcaacaaggagggagggaatatgatgccgcacATTCCATGTAGAGGGGTGGGTGGTAGGAGACTAAAGTCTAGTTGGACACAATTGCAGAATCTCCCAGAACGTGCACGGATTGGTTGGAATTGCATTAGTAGTTGCACTCACAACATggccatctcctggaggaacTGGAGGTTTTTCTAGGTCTCCTTACACCTGCTGATAAATGGCTCCAACTTCAACATCGACATATCTGATGCCGCCATATGGAATGATGATGGGCTCCAAAAAATGAGGTTTTACCAGCATGTCTTTGGTCACTCAAGACAGCAAAAGCAACTTccaaagaaagacaaaagtaAAATCTGACCAGGAAACAAATTGTTTATCATAAGAAAAACAAGTTCTGTTCAGCTATCGTAATATCAACCATGCTTTTCAAGTGCTTTTGAGCATAACGCTCTACTCTTTTATCAAAACAGAGTAGTGTTTTTTCATCTCGATCAACAGAGGAGTAAGGCAGCTGGTTTTGGATCTGACATCAGTTGCGCTACACGTAAGCAACACAGCAAAAAGTGTAGGTCCGTATTTAAGTGGGAATCAACAGTTGCATAGCAACAGCCGCGACTGCAGCCAGCAGAAGATAAATATTGGATCAGGGGCCTTGTGTCTCCATGTCTGTGTTATCTCTCCCTACTTCCCTTTAATGAGACATCTCGACGGTGACATTAGTTAATGAAGCAAAGGGTCTTCAAAGGTTAGACAGTGTCGGAGGTCCTTTTGTTCACTGAAGAATGAGTGTGACGTCGGgcaaacacacatatatatcaGGTGAATGCTAATGAAAGACCTCCTCCACACTGTTCACTTCCTTTGTTTGGTTGTTTCTGATCACTTCTACTCACATTTTGACTCCGTTCTTTGACAGAACATttaagacgttttttttttatcttgtcttGTGCTTGAGTCGAACCCACTTTATTGCTCTATTTTTCTTCAGTCGTTTGGAGTTTTTAGAACTTGAATTCATGAATGTTTTACGTGGACAAAATGCCATATAACAGTGGGTCAATGTGTTGTTAGCATGGGGAATCCATGTAGCTTTAAGAGTTCTGTGGGCGCATGCACAGGCAACAGCTGGGCGACTAATGTGAGTAACTGTGTGCGTCATTCATacattacttacttacttactttgaTGCCCTTGTACAAGgtaacacacgcacgcacagttATGTGATGTTTTGTGGGGGCGTTTCATTGACTTTCCCCACCctccaaccatccaaaacacatgactaacctgaaccaggactctgagccacaCCTAAACCAAATATATTGACACACAGCTATTTTGActttttcaccctcaaactgaggcttaatgCAGTGGGAactagcaaaaggtccccacaaggaagtgTGTTTTCCAAGCTAAACAAGGCTAGAAAAGTAGAAAAGgacatacacacatgcacacattttgCATCTCTATCTTTGTAGGGACCTCTCAtagccataaccctttccccagcctctcaccctaaacccaaacatccaaaacacatggttcaccttaaccaggactcggaaccaaactgaaacccaactacaatgacacagttattttaaagtcattttaacATCCTGAAATTAActttggatttgtggggtcctcAAAAAGGCATCAGGTCCTAACAAGGAGGTGTTCTGTCAATTTACTCACTTTAATAATGTTTTTGGAATGTAGGTGGAAACGAAAAAATACAGACAGAAGGATGTGTGGGAGAAAAATAAGTTTTGTTAGCATGCAACTGCAGTGTAGGGGAAACTGGCAAAATACCAATCAGTACCAACTTGAAACTCAGGTAAAACATGAGACAGAAACTACAAAGACGCAGAACTGTGGAATTAAATAGATGCTTTTTACTTCATAGATCATGTCTCAACAATCCTAGCTTTGGTGGACACAATTTTAAAACCcaatttgtgtttttaattcaacttTTTCATAAGAATTACAGACAGTCAATGTGATATAAAGCTCCCTAATGTTCTTCATTGAATTGTTTAGAAGTCTGCGCATCCTCAACCCACACATTTTCAGTTCTTCCATTTTCATTCAGGATCGACTGGTCTGCTGCACTGGAAAGATTTCAACGCCGTCACTCAAGGCAAATGTTGGCACACATGTAAATACATTCTGTCATAGCACTTGGATTCCGGCCAGATTTCCGAAGATGCACGCTCCTGACACTTAAAACCGCCGTCCAGCGTGTCTCTTtcagtgtgtgtgggcttgttaaGCACCTGTTCTGGTGGCTTTCCAGAAACCTGCCGTATTAATTATCGACTCGGCTGTCACCTCAGAGCCCCTAATACTGCTGACACAGCAAGAACTTTGCACACACACCGCCACTGATCTCCACCTCTGATACTTTAAAGCTTTAcacaaaacaatgttgtctTGTCATGTTTTAGCTTAACTCCTCATAATGCAGATGTCATAAACTTCGAGTCATAAACTCACCTGCGACAACTGAATTGAGGGGATGTTTTACGGTTAGTCAACAGATGAATCTTGCTCTGCAAAACTGTGCACCCCACATCCACACAGCTGGTGGTCAATAGCCCTTGAAACATTGACTGAGGGAATTGGCTGAAAGCCATGACCCCATATATCACAGAGTCAGGTTAATGACACAGTTCCCTCCCTAACGTAGATTTGCATAAATAATGCAGATGAGCATCAACTGCCTCAGCATTAATTGGCGCATTATGCAGTTTTGCACTTTGGTGATTCGGGCAGTGGATTGGAGAGACCCCCGTGGGTCCTCCAGGCCGTGGACAAGGGATATCAATGATTCATTGTGGTCCCATAATGGGAAAGTCGACTTTGGTCCTGAAGTCAAGCTTGAATTAATATTGATGTTTCGATAATTCACCTCGTTCAGTTCATACATGTATTTGCAAGTGGATGGATTTATACTGAGGTTTATAGGGAGAGGAAACTGTCAGATATGAGGAGAGAGGCAAGAGATGAATTTGGGCTTCACTGTGTGTCTACACGAGGGTGGGACCTGATTTACCGTCAATAAAttgttgcttgaaaaaaaatcttacttaCATTTGACCTGCATTGAGACTATGATGGTTCAAGTACCCTCTGTATAGTAGAAGTACATGGCCGTGTACAAACTATTATGGAGGCAAAATGAGTGAAAATAACGTGCTGTTAAACTtggaattagaaaaaaaacataacaaatcATGCAGTAAAATGCAGCGAGCAATGCACAACAAAAACTGAGAAGACATTTCCGTTCCAAATGGATAAGATCTTGAATGTGTAGGGAGGCGATATTGCATTCCATTTACTTCAGATTACATTTGTGCCAATTAATGTAAATATGTTTGCAATTCAAAAAATATTCCCGTATGTATACAGGAGCATGTCACGCTGAATGATAAATGTTtcttataaatgttttttttcccactaaaTAGCAATAATATTCACTTGACATGCTTCAAATTATGACTTTAAAATTCATAACAATCGTTTTCGATATTTGGGACCAAACCAGATGACAGCAAATAAGATCGTATGTAACATGTGATTAAGTGTAACACACTTCTAGTATTTTAGTGGGATCATATTTTGAACATGGAAATAGTTTTCCACAACAAATACTTCTTATTACACAAAGTATAAGTACAAATTTCTTTAGATGTAGGCTGCAAAAGTGAAAATTAACGAGGCAAACTTCAGATcaaatgtatataatatatataatatacattacatatattaatactatactatacatactatatatatatatatatatatatatatatatatatatatatatatatatatatatatatatacatataatatataatatgaagGCATACATAAGTTACCGGTCTTTATGGATGATAACTCCAGTAAACTCAGTTTTCAGCTTTGTGAGGGACTAAGGAGAATAAAGATGAATAACAGAAGCGTAAATAAACTAGACAACCTGCATCACCACAAAAGTATGAATGTCTGAATTGTGACAAGCAAATGTTTAAGAAGCTGTTGCTGGGTTGAAAACCATTCatgagtgtaaatgaaagcacATTTCGATGCATTCAGTCGTGTGTTCCGAGGCTTCTTTGGTGAAGTACTTGGAGTTTTTCATCTCTTTCGGATACATTCATAATAATGGGAGTGGTATAAAGAATTCAGAATTGACGCTGCGTTCTTACCATGCTGTAATTCTTCTGGAAGAGAGAGCCATCACTGTGAAACACGCGGGAGAGGGCACTTTTCCCCACTGCCGCGTCCCCTGCGTGACACGCGGAATCGAACTTTAGACACAGATAACACTTTTGGGTTCAGCTTTTGGGTTCATCATACATATCCGGCTCCTTACTACCCGAGTGTTTAACTTAGCTTTAGCAAGTGACGTTAACGCGAACACCATAGACACGTCAGTGCTTACCAACAAGGAGACACCGGGCCCTTAACTTCACCATCTACCGAGCTTGACTCCGGTGAGGTTAATTTAAAGCTGACGTCAAGTGAGATGAAGTTAAAAATCAAAACTGTGCTGGACTCTGTGTTTCTGGAGCCTCAGCAACATGGACGCAGCCCGTCTCTAGGCAACCACTGAGCGACGCGTCTCATTGGACCGTCAGAACGCACATGTGACACTTCGCTGCTCAACCATTGGATGGTGATGGTGACGTGACTTAATACGATTTGGGACGTCATTGCCCTCCTCGCTGTCTGCCAGGTAGGTCTGGGCTCATATTTCCCGCAAAGATGACGGTAGACCAAGACGTATTCGTCTCTTAAATCCAACCGGAAGTATTTTAAATCAACCGCAAGCGTGGACGTTTCCTAAAAATCACGCTGAGTCCTAAAAGTTGCTCCGTTAATCCACAAGAGAGCGCAATTTATGTCTAATAATTCGCCCTGTGCTCGTATTCAAGTGTGTCCGTCCACGATTTAGATCAAAAGAGAAGCATTTCGGATGTTTTACTCATAAAGTCCTGTTTTCATCTTCCGGTTTGTGTAGGAAAAAAGCGCATGACTACCCGTGGCAATCCTGTGAGAGCTGCGCGCGCGCCGGGTAATCACGTGTGCGCGCACTTGGAGTGTTGTTCTCGTCCTGGACGCCGTCAGAAGCGCGTTCACACCGCCACTCCTGGGAGCCAGCATCACCCAAACACCGGCTTCTCCTGCATCGAGCACCAGCCGGGCTGTAGCCAGTAGCTAGACCGGGTATCCTCCCGCTGCCCGGTGCTCCACACACCCGGTGCCTTCAGGACGAGCGCGCGCGCAGCGGTGGACCATGGAGGGGATGCAGGCGTACGGAGCCGGGAAAGCCGGCGGAGCCTTCGACCCAGTCACCTTCTTCCAGCAGCCTCCGACCATCATCCGGATACTGTCTTGGGTGAGTATCCCTCGATATTGTCAATAACTTCTACCTGCGTCTGTTTGCAAACACCGCTGTTAAATAGCGCTCGTCACATGATCATAATCTGAGTTACCCTTCAGGCCGCAGCTTTGAAGAGCAGCCTGCAAGAAAACAAACCGACTTTCCCTGACGATTCCGTCGCTTTTCCGTTCTCTTCCGCTTATTCTATTACTGGGATAACGTGAGCAGgtggcaggggacaccctggacagatccAGGGCACAtgcagacaaccactcacacaaacaATGTCGAGTCTCCCATTAAGATCACTGTGTTTCTGGTCACTTTGTAGCTGATGTCATGAAAGCGCAGCACACCTTTTAAAATATGCCTTTCATGGAGAACATGTGTCACCTTTGCTGACCAGTAactcataataataaacaataatatcgATAATCTCTTTTGCTCTcatcaaaacatgttttctctgcTTCCAAATGTTTAAATCAGGGGTTGATTCTTTCCACTTTGTTATCAAAGTTACTCATTTTAAGGCACCGTCTTTAACTAGTTGACTTAAACTGATGTAACTCAGAGGTGTACTTTCAGTTTCTGCAGTGTGAGATGAGTCCCACACGTCCTCATTAATTGATCCCTCATTTTGAAACTGAAACTTTGCGGGTGAGATTCAACAGCCTGAGCGACTCCTATCAGTGGAAGGAGTCACTCTGAGTCACAGTCGCTCGCTCACACACTGTGATATGGCAAATGAATTAGTgggaagttttttttctgtccaacCATCACAAGGACTCGCTTGGATTCGGGGGAATCCATTTCATGATGAGAATGTTTGATTCATTCTTCCATTCAGAAGcggtgagtcagagtcagatgTGAGTCACAGGTCGTAAACCTGCACATCTACAGTGCTAAAGTTAGATAAAAGAATGAAGACGGTGACAGAAGCAGAGGTTATTTTAAGGATCCAGGTGACAAAATGAGCcaacttttctttctgtcttggAAGGAAGGGGGTGGCTGCTAATCTGGTTCCACCTGGTAGCCTCATCTAGCATAATCTGACTGGAGGAATGTCGTGAAAGGATGGTTGTGCTTCCAACTGTGTGAGGATTTAACGTCTCTCTTGAATGGGACAGGGACAGGGGCAGGACATGTGACCAAAGTCAGGTCCTGAACTGTGGCCTACCTCATGACCACCCAGCCTCAGTTATGTGACTTTATTAAGCAGAGCTAAAGAGTGGGATCGCTCTAAGCGACAGTTGTGACTGTCAAGTCGTGCATTTGTCGCTgcttcaagacattaaaaatgtactATTCCTGGAAAACAAGATAAACAATCATTTAGAAAAGTAGATTCTTTGTTTCAAAAGAAATGTCAAAGTAAATGGCGATTTTAATACAACTTTTAAAAAcggaaaatgtgtatttttaaagtcCATGTAGACTGTAAGCAGGAGAACAAAGTATACTTCAGTCTAAATCTGAGATTTTAGCTGAGTTGACATTATCATCACATTTTATTCCACCTTTTTTTCCTGTAATTACATAGCATATGTAGTTTTCAACATAGAACTTCGGGAAACACTTATTTATTGACCTTGACCTTACTGTTTaagatttttttgtctttaatatATTCTGTTGTTTGAATGATGAGGTTTAAACTCCCTTCAAAAGTACGTGTCTCAGTATTTCGATCCCAttttgccacctgtgtgggcaGTTAGCTAAATAAACAGCACATTCTGACGGTCGCATGTGAAGCAGAGTGACACGCACACCAACAATCCCGCATACTTAGCGCACAAACGTGAGCCGGCCGCTCCGAATTTTGGTTGTCCTTgcctgtagtgctgctgctagTATTATCTACATAATCCTGGGTTGGATTACTGAAGTgaaacaaatccaaatgaacCCATGGTGTGTgattacgtttttttttaatgctcaatGGCTATGACCCCATGCGGTGAGGCAACATTTGGTGGACGTTCAAAACTCCTGTTCATTTTGTTCAAGGACAGCTGACTGGAGTGGAATGAgatgcatttgttttggttaCTGCTGTGGCTTGGCatagaaggttgcaggttcaatCCCTGCTTGAGGCAACTGTTGCAAACTTTTCAGAGTAGAGTTTGTCTTCCTCCCACCACACCACAGTCCAAACACATAGAGAGATTAACGAAGAAATGACTCAAATTTGTCTGAGTGATTggttaagtgtgtgtgtttactctgCAGTGGAGTGGTGACTTTTTCGGGGTGTCACCTACCCCTCTCCCTAAGTAGGTAGGATAGGCGTCACCTCAGAATGTATGACTATCATTGAAGAGATCGCAGATTTGACCTTGGTCCTGAGGTCAGTGTTGCCTTCTGGGAATCTCTAACTTGACACTCCATAGTATGCAGCGTGTTTCTGCTGTATTCTAGTACAAATAAGCATGATAACACTCTTCTTTCAAGCTTACGTTTGGCTGAGAAATGCCACATTCTGTTGCAGCTGTAGCGGAAGTCCATCATCAGAACagaggtgacaatgactcgtagTGACAGAGAACTAAGGTGGTCAAGCTGATGGTCGTAATTAGGTCTGAGCTCAAGACACTGGTGCCGAAGACAACTTCCTTGACACATGCTTagttgtgggtcacaaaccagctattttgttcAGAGCGCAGCAGAGGGCGAATCGGACGGAGGCCACCAGAGACAgaatccgcagtgtgaaaagccccttagtTAACACCAGTGATACTAAAACACAGTGTAACATAAGAATACAGTCAAGTAGGAATACAGTCTTTTATTTGTTATTGAGATTAAAGCTGATGTGAAGTCGGGACCAGGTAAAAGTGTTTGCTCAAGGCAACTAGGGTGCTAGTGCAAATAACAAGCTGCAAATATCAAAGGAGgtgtacttttttgttttagttttgttgCATTTCTGACATTTACAGGGTTCTTGTCAGTGCTTTAACAGAGTTGCAGTCCACTACATTATGAAATTGGTCCCATACGCTGATATTGGACCACCACACTAAGTGGTAGGGATGCTTCCTGTTGGTTTTGTCTATATGTATATGTCTATatgggctgtgtattggcaggtatcttgtgatACAATGCGTaccccgatacaggagtggtgatacgatatacttgaatatattgaatatatttgaaTACTGTAACTTCAGCAATAATAGCATCATTTTAAGGAAGGGATTCCAAtatacaatatta includes:
- the ift27 gene encoding intraflagellar transport protein 27 homolog, which translates into the protein MVKLRARCLLVGDAAVGKSALSRVFHSDGSLFQKNYSMTTGVELLTKSVNVPETPDSVEFYIVDSAGKEALVETCEKMWGTPSLLCLVFDLTSEQTFASCSRWMERVRAHCHGLHVPGVLVGNKSDLSGRREVESSVAQEWAQNHSLEYFETSAKDMENCEAPLLCLAQAFHTLYQERREAISNLGVG